In Flavobacterium sp. N1736, the following are encoded in one genomic region:
- a CDS encoding glycerophosphodiester phosphodiesterase family protein: MIRTIKFICIFTVLITAYNCAGTVNKQLTQSVEVQGHRGDRGNFPENTIPAFLSAVKKGAAVIELDVVISKDQKVVVSHEPFMAAQYMSDLVGKPIKKDKEKSYNLYEMTYDSIKRFDSGSRGNAAFPAQQKIKTYKPLLSEVIDSVENYITRNKLKPVKYNIEIKSEKEDYDKRQPQPALFSAMVMKIIKNKGIEEKINIQSFDPAVLNVMHKMYPKTKIAFLVGEGTFVKNLSMLDFIPEIYSPHYKLLNNDEVASIRSLKIRIIPWTVNEDKDIDHMLNLKVDGIITDYPEKVLRKL, from the coding sequence ATGATCAGAACAATAAAGTTTATATGCATTTTTACCGTGCTGATAACTGCATATAATTGTGCCGGTACTGTAAACAAACAGCTGACACAGAGCGTTGAAGTTCAGGGACATCGCGGTGATCGCGGTAATTTTCCTGAAAACACAATTCCGGCTTTTCTAAGTGCAGTAAAAAAAGGCGCTGCTGTTATAGAACTTGATGTAGTAATTTCTAAAGACCAAAAAGTGGTAGTTTCGCACGAGCCGTTTATGGCTGCGCAGTACATGAGCGATCTTGTGGGAAAACCAATTAAAAAGGACAAAGAAAAGAGCTATAATCTTTATGAAATGACTTATGACAGCATTAAAAGGTTTGACAGCGGTTCGAGAGGCAATGCAGCTTTTCCGGCGCAGCAAAAAATCAAAACCTATAAACCTTTGTTATCTGAAGTGATAGACAGTGTCGAGAATTATATCACCAGAAATAAGCTAAAACCTGTGAAATACAATATCGAAATCAAGTCTGAAAAAGAAGATTACGATAAGAGACAGCCACAGCCTGCTTTGTTTTCGGCAATGGTGATGAAGATCATTAAGAATAAAGGAATTGAGGAAAAAATAAACATTCAGTCTTTTGATCCCGCAGTTTTAAATGTGATGCATAAAATGTATCCCAAAACAAAAATTGCTTTTCTTGTTGGAGAAGGCACTTTTGTTAAAAATCTCTCGATGCTTGATTTTATACCCGAAATTTACAGTCCTCATTACAAATTGCTTAACAATGACGAAGTGGCATCTATAAGATCTTTGAAAATAAGAATAATTCCATGGACAGTAAATGAAGATAAAGATATCGATCATATGCTCAACCTGAAAGTAGACGGAATTATAACAGATTATCCTGAAAAGGTATTGCGTAAATTATAA
- a CDS encoding FecR family protein, which yields MKKETLLLLAKKYTEGTCTPEEKTAVEAFFEKMQDNSTINLYQFPDAKGDIILGKIFQELQTKKQPRNFKFKKALKIAAILIVALGISFSVLKFALTPKEIIQIALKGEKKEVLLQDGSVVVLNSNSSITYPEEFGETRNIKLSGEAYFKVFRDVKRPFIVQTHDVKVRVLGTSFDVNSYKHRSTKVSVLTGRVEVSSASGKKVVIVKNEQADLKRNADFHISTDDSSEGIAWTSNTIVLKNTSLSETAKIIENWYNVDITFEDQEIKKLTISGKFKDEKLENVLESIAFLKQLKIIYVTQNHILIRRKMP from the coding sequence TTGAAAAAAGAAACCCTTTTGCTACTGGCAAAAAAATACACAGAAGGTACTTGTACACCCGAAGAAAAAACGGCAGTTGAAGCCTTTTTCGAAAAGATGCAGGATAATTCAACAATTAATCTGTATCAATTTCCCGATGCAAAAGGCGATATCATTCTTGGGAAAATATTTCAGGAATTACAGACCAAAAAACAGCCTCGAAATTTCAAATTTAAAAAAGCCCTTAAAATTGCAGCGATTTTAATTGTTGCACTTGGAATTTCTTTTTCAGTTTTAAAATTTGCCCTGACGCCAAAAGAAATCATTCAGATTGCACTTAAAGGAGAGAAAAAAGAAGTCTTGCTTCAAGACGGAAGTGTCGTTGTGCTAAACTCCAACAGCAGTATTACGTATCCGGAAGAATTTGGTGAAACCCGAAATATCAAATTGAGCGGAGAAGCTTATTTTAAAGTTTTTCGCGATGTAAAAAGACCATTTATTGTACAAACTCACGATGTAAAAGTCAGAGTTTTAGGTACTTCATTTGATGTCAATTCCTATAAACACAGATCTACCAAAGTAAGTGTTCTTACGGGTAGAGTCGAAGTTAGCTCTGCCTCAGGAAAGAAAGTAGTTATTGTAAAAAATGAACAGGCTGATCTGAAACGCAATGCTGATTTTCACATATCTACAGATGACAGCTCTGAAGGAATTGCCTGGACCAGCAACACTATTGTCCTTAAAAACACATCACTTTCTGAAACTGCAAAAATCATTGAAAACTGGTATAATGTCGATATTACATTTGAAGATCAGGAAATAAAAAAGCTCACTATTTCAGGAAAGTTTAAAGATGAAAAATTAGAGAATGTACTGGAAAGTATTGCCTTTTTGAAACAATTAAAAATAATTTACGTAACCCAAAATCATATCCTTATAAGAAGAAAGATGCCTTAA
- a CDS encoding SusC/RagA family TonB-linked outer membrane protein — protein sequence MKNLYILITFFLTLQGFAMANPTKENQISLNLKDATITEFFKVIEQKTAFTFVFDEKISGTSQRITIFAEKESLDAILLKISERTGLSFKKINNTIIVTKNLRVQMTVRGKVLDESGFPIPGATVLEKGTQTSTLTDMEGNFSFAVSNSSAVLTVSYLGYLSQDVAISNSPLTITMKVSTSELNEVVVTALGIKREEKRLGFSQQTIKSESLSQARSNNWSSALKGKVAGLSITSAGSGPINSQQITLRGNRSLSPKGNYALIVVDGVPVNAEMTTSGSTSAYMGEDSPIDYGNGISDLNLDDIESVTVLKGAGATALYGSRAANGALILTTKSGKKNKGLGISYSTGASFDKIQRWPDYQYKYGQGTGNSPDALGNQYYSYGNSADGTSTSGTSSAWGPAFTGQNFYQYDPTLQGQSATRVPWTSYRDNRKDFWNTGITLNNNISIQGGDDKGSMRLSLGHQKNEWIMPNTGFDRVTAAINANYQVSDKIKLGTTVNYNTRNSDNLPSTGYNNGSIAYFMIFQQPNIDLDWYRPIWEKGKEQIQQLHPFSSFIDNPYLIAYEATNTLNSDQIVGNIFANIKLSPNLDLMVRSALNTYNQTREQKRPYSINRYAKGFYERQDVYKQEINSDFLLSYKKDFGNKFSLAASAGGNAMSYKYRRTEAEVTGLVVPGVYKLSNGSSAPILTLGDAYKKMNSLYGLVSLSYGEMLFVDVTGRNDWTSTLPVKNNSFFYPSVNTSLIVSEMAALPKAIDYLKYRFSYAQVGNDTEPYKTQKYYGQSAFPSSAQTLTVLYNDHFKPEITTSFETGFEIRMLHNRLTADATVYESSTKNQIIDIPMDFSTGYSGAVLNGGEVRNRGIELSLGGKFIDNKNFKWNANLNWSRNWNKVMELAEGIDGQQVIGTGGTASIIAKVGGTTSAIYGFGFVRSPDGKIVYDSAGLPAYPEEIQYIGDASPDWKAGLTNTFTVGNFTMNVTIDGQYGGVLYSMTHHKLAEQGKLNSNEMGRAEGYIIGDGVIQNADGTYSPNTKKVATADWYVRYYRRANIESNSFDASYAKLREISLQYAMPKRWLKDTGLQSVQFSVFARDLAVISDFPIYDPETAALNGDTILPGVETGQMPSPTTYGFNLSLTL from the coding sequence ATGAAAAATCTTTATATACTGATAACATTCTTTTTGACTTTGCAGGGATTTGCAATGGCAAATCCAACAAAGGAAAATCAAATCAGCCTAAATTTAAAGGACGCAACAATTACAGAATTTTTTAAAGTAATTGAACAAAAAACGGCATTCACTTTTGTTTTTGACGAAAAAATATCAGGAACCTCTCAGCGTATCACGATTTTTGCTGAAAAAGAAAGCCTTGATGCAATTCTTTTAAAAATCTCAGAAAGAACCGGACTCTCTTTCAAAAAAATTAATAACACAATTATAGTAACAAAGAATTTGCGTGTACAAATGACGGTACGCGGGAAAGTGCTGGATGAAAGTGGTTTTCCTATTCCGGGTGCTACAGTTCTTGAAAAAGGAACGCAAACCAGTACTTTAACAGACATGGAAGGAAATTTCAGTTTTGCAGTTTCAAACTCCTCAGCAGTTCTTACGGTTTCTTATCTTGGTTATCTTTCACAGGATGTTGCCATTAGCAATTCGCCGCTGACAATTACCATGAAAGTAAGTACAAGTGAGTTAAATGAAGTTGTGGTAACTGCCTTAGGGATTAAGAGAGAAGAAAAACGACTTGGTTTTTCACAACAAACCATAAAATCAGAAAGTTTATCTCAGGCAAGATCAAATAACTGGTCGTCTGCTTTAAAAGGAAAAGTTGCCGGATTAAGCATTACTTCAGCAGGTTCAGGACCTATAAATTCGCAGCAGATTACACTTCGTGGAAACAGATCATTAAGCCCTAAAGGAAATTATGCACTTATTGTAGTCGACGGAGTTCCGGTAAATGCAGAGATGACAACTTCAGGTTCAACAAGCGCTTATATGGGCGAGGATTCTCCAATTGATTACGGTAACGGAATTTCAGACCTTAATCTTGATGATATCGAAAGTGTTACGGTATTAAAAGGCGCGGGAGCTACGGCACTTTACGGAAGCCGCGCCGCAAACGGAGCTTTGATTCTTACCACAAAATCAGGAAAGAAAAACAAAGGACTTGGTATTTCTTACAGCACAGGTGCGTCATTCGATAAAATCCAGAGATGGCCGGATTATCAATACAAATATGGACAAGGAACGGGTAATTCACCGGATGCATTGGGCAATCAGTATTATTCTTATGGCAATTCTGCCGACGGAACAAGTACTAGCGGAACCAGCAGCGCCTGGGGACCAGCTTTTACCGGACAGAATTTTTATCAATATGATCCAACACTTCAGGGGCAATCAGCAACCAGAGTTCCGTGGACTTCATACAGAGATAACCGCAAAGATTTCTGGAATACGGGGATAACTTTAAATAATAATATCTCTATTCAGGGCGGTGACGATAAGGGATCTATGCGTCTTTCATTAGGTCATCAAAAAAACGAATGGATTATGCCAAACACTGGTTTTGACAGGGTAACAGCGGCAATCAATGCTAATTATCAGGTATCAGATAAAATAAAATTAGGTACTACGGTAAACTACAATACCAGAAACAGCGATAATCTACCTTCAACGGGTTACAATAATGGTTCTATTGCTTATTTTATGATTTTCCAGCAGCCCAATATAGATTTGGACTGGTATCGCCCAATTTGGGAAAAGGGAAAAGAACAAATTCAGCAATTGCATCCGTTTAGTTCTTTTATTGATAATCCTTACCTGATTGCATATGAGGCAACGAATACGCTAAACAGTGATCAGATTGTTGGTAATATTTTTGCCAATATCAAATTATCACCAAATCTGGATTTAATGGTTCGTTCGGCTCTTAATACGTACAATCAAACCAGAGAACAAAAAAGACCTTATAGTATCAATAGATATGCAAAAGGTTTCTATGAAAGACAGGATGTTTACAAACAGGAAATTAATTCTGATTTTTTACTTTCTTATAAAAAAGATTTCGGAAACAAATTTTCTCTTGCTGCTTCAGCCGGAGGAAATGCCATGAGTTACAAATACAGAAGAACTGAGGCAGAAGTAACAGGCTTGGTAGTTCCCGGAGTTTACAAACTTTCGAATGGTTCAAGTGCTCCAATTTTAACTTTGGGAGATGCCTATAAAAAGATGAATAGTCTTTATGGATTGGTTTCTCTGTCGTATGGCGAAATGCTTTTTGTAGATGTTACAGGACGAAATGACTGGACGAGTACATTGCCGGTAAAAAATAATTCATTCTTTTATCCGTCTGTAAACACAAGTTTAATCGTTTCAGAAATGGCAGCTTTGCCAAAAGCGATTGATTATTTAAAATACAGATTTTCGTATGCACAGGTTGGTAATGATACCGAACCTTATAAAACGCAAAAATATTATGGACAAAGTGCATTTCCAAGTTCAGCCCAGACGTTAACGGTTTTATATAATGATCATTTTAAACCGGAGATTACGACGAGTTTTGAAACTGGTTTTGAAATCAGAATGCTTCATAATCGCCTTACAGCTGATGCAACCGTTTATGAAAGCAGCACAAAAAATCAAATTATTGATATTCCGATGGATTTTTCAACAGGTTACAGTGGCGCTGTATTAAACGGAGGAGAAGTACGAAACCGAGGCATTGAGCTTAGCCTTGGCGGAAAATTTATAGATAATAAAAATTTCAAATGGAATGCAAACCTGAACTGGTCCCGCAATTGGAATAAAGTAATGGAACTTGCGGAAGGAATCGACGGACAACAAGTTATTGGAACAGGCGGAACTGCTTCTATCATTGCAAAAGTTGGCGGAACTACGAGTGCCATTTATGGCTTTGGTTTTGTAAGATCACCAGACGGAAAAATTGTATACGACAGCGCAGGTCTTCCGGCTTATCCTGAAGAAATTCAATACATTGGCGATGCAAGCCCGGATTGGAAAGCAGGTTTAACCAATACTTTTACGGTTGGAAATTTCACCATGAACGTCACAATCGACGGGCAATATGGCGGTGTTCTGTATTCAATGACACATCACAAACTTGCAGAGCAGGGTAAATTAAATTCTAATGAGATGGGCAGGGCAGAAGGTTATATCATTGGAGACGGTGTAATCCAAAATGCAGATGGAACTTATTCGCCAAACACAAAGAAAGTTGCCACAGCAGATTGGTATGTACGTTATTACCGCAGGGCTAATATTGAGTCAAATTCGTTTGATGCTTCATATGCGAAACTACGTGAAATCAGTCTTCAATATGCTATGCCAAAAAGATGGCTTAAAGACACCGGATTGCAGTCGGTTCAGTTCTCTGTTTTTGCAAGAGATTTAGCGGTTATTTCAGATTTCCCAATTTATGACCCTGAAACTGCCGCATTAAACGGAGACACGATTCTTCCGGGCGTAGAGACCGGACAAATGCCTTCGCCAACAACCTATGGTTTTAATTTAAGTTTGACTTTATAA
- a CDS encoding carboxymuconolactone decarboxylase family protein, translating to MGSRLHFESFIKESYKILSQLDLLISNSGMNKLQQGLIKIRTSQINNCDFCTALHTYDAIKHGEDPQRISLLSSWRDGKKWFSREEQLILALLEEVTTISGHGLSSEIYNTALDTFGKEKTGKLIIAVANINGWNRIAVSAKKSLFEFSGIIAMR from the coding sequence ATGGGAAGCAGATTACATTTTGAAAGTTTTATTAAAGAATCCTATAAAATACTAAGCCAGCTTGATCTTCTTATTTCAAATTCAGGAATGAACAAACTCCAGCAGGGGTTAATAAAAATCAGGACTTCGCAGATTAATAATTGCGATTTCTGTACAGCGCTGCATACCTATGATGCCATTAAACATGGTGAAGATCCCCAGAGAATTTCTCTGCTCAGTTCCTGGAGAGATGGCAAAAAATGGTTCAGCAGAGAGGAACAGCTTATTCTGGCTTTATTAGAAGAAGTGACCACAATATCAGGTCATGGATTAAGCAGCGAAATCTACAATACTGCTCTGGATACTTTTGGCAAAGAGAAAACCGGCAAACTAATTATTGCAGTCGCAAACATAAATGGATGGAACAGGATTGCCGTTTCGGCAAAAAAAAGTCTTTTTGAGTTTTCCGGTATAATAGCAATGAGATGA
- a CDS encoding PLP-dependent aminotransferase family protein, with amino-acid sequence MLPYKNLIIIDKKDSLSIYRQISLQFISLIQEGKLPPGAALPSTRNLAFDLQLHRKTIVAAYETLVSENWIDNLPRKSYTVSPNLPMVRPRSYNSKRISPFSESGNFDFEHYEPVMPLSLSLNNCRIEINDGFPDISLLPVQTIAKEFKKALESSASSKRSAVNLDGGSANFKISLCSFLNKTRGIDMGVENLFTTRGAQMAIYIAASLIIKPGDKVVVSEPTYFIAETLFEKLGAELIRIPMDADGMRTEELENILKKNVIKLLYIIPHHHHPTTVTMSMERRNHLMQLIDAYNFAVIEDDYDYDFQFKYDPYLPLASGNHRGNIIYIGSLTKVLGSPFRLGYMIAASDFLQAAARMRTLIDLRGDFIMEETISGMIANGDLARHIQKTNKLYSQRCDFLSDQVRTELGDMVDFTKPTGGMALWLKFKPEYDLSKIIKKANLKGLSIKGSAYCNGKDAHFNAFRFGFASLNELELAEAVSIIKKTAQSL; translated from the coding sequence ATGCTACCTTATAAAAACCTTATAATAATTGATAAAAAAGACAGTCTTTCTATTTACAGGCAGATTTCACTACAGTTTATTTCATTAATTCAGGAAGGAAAGCTTCCTCCGGGCGCTGCACTTCCAAGTACCCGTAACCTTGCCTTTGACCTGCAGCTTCACAGAAAAACAATAGTGGCAGCATATGAAACTCTCGTATCCGAAAACTGGATAGATAACCTGCCACGTAAAAGCTATACCGTATCGCCAAATTTGCCTATGGTAAGACCAAGATCCTATAACAGTAAGAGAATCAGTCCGTTTTCAGAAAGTGGAAATTTTGATTTTGAGCACTATGAACCTGTTATGCCTTTATCGCTGTCATTAAATAACTGCCGTATAGAGATCAATGACGGTTTTCCCGATATTTCACTGCTCCCTGTTCAAACCATAGCAAAGGAGTTTAAGAAGGCATTGGAATCTTCTGCCTCAAGCAAGCGTTCAGCAGTAAATTTAGACGGAGGTTCCGCTAATTTTAAAATATCGCTGTGTTCATTTCTTAATAAGACTCGTGGAATCGATATGGGAGTTGAGAACTTATTTACAACTCGCGGCGCTCAAATGGCAATATATATTGCGGCATCGCTTATTATAAAACCCGGCGATAAAGTTGTGGTCAGTGAGCCAACGTACTTCATCGCCGAAACCCTTTTTGAAAAACTGGGCGCAGAACTTATCCGTATACCAATGGACGCCGATGGTATGCGCACAGAGGAACTGGAAAATATTCTAAAAAAGAATGTTATAAAACTGCTGTATATTATTCCGCATCACCATCATCCTACGACAGTTACAATGAGTATGGAGAGAAGAAATCATTTAATGCAGCTTATTGATGCTTATAACTTTGCCGTTATCGAAGATGATTATGATTATGATTTTCAGTTCAAATATGATCCTTATCTGCCATTGGCGAGCGGTAATCATCGGGGCAATATAATTTATATAGGCTCGCTTACTAAAGTTCTTGGATCTCCTTTTCGTTTAGGTTATATGATTGCTGCTTCTGATTTTTTGCAGGCTGCTGCCAGAATGAGAACGCTGATTGATTTGAGAGGTGATTTTATAATGGAAGAAACTATTTCCGGTATGATCGCCAATGGAGATCTCGCCAGACACATTCAAAAAACCAATAAACTCTATTCGCAAAGGTGTGACTTTCTATCTGATCAGGTAAGGACAGAACTTGGTGATATGGTTGATTTTACAAAACCGACAGGCGGAATGGCTTTATGGCTTAAATTCAAACCCGAGTATGATTTATCTAAAATTATTAAAAAGGCAAATTTGAAAGGTCTTTCTATAAAAGGCAGTGCTTATTGCAACGGAAAAGATGCGCATTTTAATGCCTTTAGGTTTGGTTTTGCTTCTTTAAATGAGCTGGAACTCGCAGAAGCTGTCAGTATAATTAAAAAAACGGCTCAAAGCCTATAA
- a CDS encoding SusD/RagB family nutrient-binding outer membrane lipoprotein: MKKIKIAAILVLLTGMSISCTQGFEELNENPNLITEVSPGTLLNPIIYGIASQNALQSVDVTFNLMQVSLPFPSITGGLHRYDVSNNIGNSAWNNYYKWLNNIREMRMASEKAKDGNYEAIALTLNALVYANLTDLFGPVPMTEATRGEDGILYPRYDKQEFIYETLLADLERANTLYDVSKPMIYAEDILFQNKVASWKKFTNSLKMRLLLRISNRSETQAFEKLTYMIEHPEIYPVFTTTAEGAILKVTGVSPNMSPWGRPQDFNLNIKMASFFIDNLNALEDPRRAIIATGATALVTNAPLGFKGITSAYAGSDSQFKYNASTLLNTQATNPMQIFIMTYAEVEFIKAEMAQRGYVADAAGHYVKAVKSAIEQVKAVAPATYFDNVQAQYNGTLERIMLQKYYALYFTDYQQWFEYRRTGLPVLPTTTAMLNGGIMPSRFTYPDNQQIKNTENYQEAIQMIGGDNINSKVWWDK; encoded by the coding sequence ATGAAAAAGATAAAAATTGCGGCAATATTAGTATTGCTAACCGGAATGAGTATTTCCTGTACACAAGGTTTTGAAGAACTTAATGAAAATCCTAACCTTATTACCGAGGTAAGTCCGGGTACATTATTAAACCCAATAATTTACGGAATTGCTTCTCAGAATGCTTTGCAGAGTGTTGATGTTACTTTCAACCTGATGCAGGTATCACTGCCTTTTCCAAGCATTACAGGCGGACTTCATCGTTATGATGTCAGCAATAATATTGGTAATTCCGCATGGAATAATTATTACAAATGGCTTAATAACATCAGAGAAATGCGCATGGCGTCTGAAAAGGCAAAAGACGGTAATTATGAAGCGATTGCCCTTACGCTTAATGCCTTGGTATATGCCAATTTAACAGATCTTTTCGGGCCGGTTCCTATGACCGAAGCGACACGTGGAGAAGATGGTATTTTGTATCCGAGATATGATAAACAGGAATTCATCTATGAAACATTGTTAGCAGATCTTGAAAGAGCAAACACACTTTACGATGTGAGTAAACCAATGATTTATGCAGAAGATATTTTATTTCAGAATAAAGTAGCCAGCTGGAAAAAGTTTACCAATTCTTTAAAAATGAGATTGTTATTAAGAATTTCAAACCGCAGCGAAACTCAGGCTTTTGAAAAGCTGACGTATATGATAGAGCATCCTGAAATTTATCCTGTTTTTACCACTACCGCAGAAGGAGCAATTTTGAAAGTAACGGGCGTTTCTCCAAACATGTCTCCATGGGGAAGACCTCAGGATTTTAATCTTAATATAAAAATGGCGTCATTTTTTATTGATAATCTGAATGCTCTCGAAGATCCAAGACGAGCAATAATTGCAACAGGTGCAACGGCTTTGGTTACGAATGCGCCACTTGGATTTAAAGGAATTACAAGTGCTTATGCAGGTTCAGATTCACAGTTTAAATACAATGCCTCAACACTTTTGAATACGCAGGCAACAAACCCAATGCAGATTTTTATTATGACTTATGCCGAAGTAGAATTTATCAAGGCAGAAATGGCGCAACGCGGCTACGTTGCTGATGCTGCCGGACACTATGTAAAAGCGGTTAAGTCGGCTATAGAACAGGTTAAAGCAGTAGCTCCGGCAACTTATTTTGACAATGTGCAGGCGCAGTACAATGGAACACTGGAAAGAATAATGCTTCAAAAATATTATGCACTTTATTTTACCGATTATCAACAATGGTTTGAATACAGAAGAACAGGATTGCCTGTATTGCCTACTACAACCGCAATGCTGAACGGAGGAATTATGCCTTCAAGATTCACTTATCCGGACAATCAGCAGATTAAAAATACAGAAAACTATCAGGAAGCCATTCAGATGATTGGAGGCGATAACATCAATTCTAAAGTTTGGTGGGACAAATAA
- a CDS encoding calcineurin-like phosphoesterase C-terminal domain-containing protein, translated as MKKTIIFSALLFCGILTAQTTVKGNVFEDLNQNGKKDKKEKGIANVAVTNGREVALTDKKGNYELPLENNAIIAVIKPSGYKILVNKDNLPQFFYNYKPEGSPKSKFEGVAPTGKIPESVDFGLITQKETADFTALVFGDPQPYNLEEVDFFTRGIVSEVEGIKNIPFGLSMGDLVGNDLNLFNPYIQAVKKIGIPWYNLLGNHDLNFDAKADNMADETYEAHFGPANYAFNYGKVHFIILDDVLYPDPRDNEGYWGGFTEEQMQFIENDLKVVPKDNLIVMAFHIPLSEPDAKDDSFRDSDRQKLFELLKDFPNTLSLSAHTHMQRQDFFDQKDGWLQEKPHHHYNIGTTSGDWYSGKLDEKGIPISVMRDGTPKGYAFIHFAGNQYTVDYKTAGKPQDYQMKVFTPKVVAKGKRTKSGVFANFFMGSKKDKVVYRVDQGEWKDMDYVQAEDPSYVELVYEWELSEVLMPGKRSSDPEKSTHVWRGDIPSNLDLGTHTIEIKATDMFGKIHTATSNYRIDKVK; from the coding sequence ATGAAAAAGACAATTATATTTAGTGCTTTACTGTTTTGCGGAATTTTAACAGCGCAAACTACTGTAAAAGGAAACGTATTTGAAGATTTAAATCAAAACGGAAAAAAGGATAAAAAAGAAAAAGGTATCGCCAATGTTGCAGTAACCAATGGGCGCGAGGTAGCGTTAACCGATAAAAAAGGAAACTATGAACTTCCTCTGGAAAACAACGCTATTATTGCTGTAATTAAACCATCGGGATATAAGATATTGGTTAACAAAGATAATCTTCCACAGTTTTTTTACAATTATAAACCGGAAGGATCACCTAAAAGTAAGTTTGAAGGTGTAGCGCCAACAGGAAAAATTCCCGAATCTGTTGATTTTGGATTAATAACACAAAAAGAAACGGCTGATTTTACAGCACTTGTTTTTGGAGATCCACAGCCTTATAATCTTGAAGAAGTTGATTTTTTTACCAGAGGAATAGTTTCAGAAGTTGAAGGAATAAAAAATATTCCGTTTGGTTTAAGTATGGGAGATTTGGTAGGAAATGACCTGAACTTATTTAACCCTTACATTCAGGCAGTAAAAAAAATTGGGATTCCGTGGTACAATCTTTTAGGAAACCATGACTTGAATTTTGATGCCAAGGCAGATAATATGGCTGATGAAACTTACGAAGCCCATTTTGGACCTGCGAATTATGCTTTTAATTATGGTAAAGTGCATTTTATTATTTTGGATGATGTACTATATCCGGACCCAAGAGATAATGAAGGATATTGGGGAGGTTTTACAGAGGAGCAAATGCAATTCATTGAAAATGATTTGAAAGTAGTTCCTAAAGACAATCTAATTGTGATGGCTTTTCATATTCCGCTTAGCGAACCGGATGCTAAAGACGATTCTTTCAGAGACAGTGATCGCCAAAAATTATTTGAATTGCTGAAAGATTTTCCAAATACATTGTCACTTTCAGCTCATACGCATATGCAGCGTCAGGATTTTTTCGATCAAAAAGATGGCTGGCTGCAAGAGAAACCGCATCATCATTATAATATCGGGACAACTTCAGGCGACTGGTATTCCGGAAAATTGGACGAGAAAGGAATTCCTATTTCGGTTATGAGAGACGGAACACCAAAAGGATATGCTTTTATTCATTTTGCAGGAAACCAATATACGGTAGATTATAAAACAGCCGGAAAACCACAGGATTATCAAATGAAAGTTTTTACTCCAAAAGTGGTTGCAAAAGGAAAGCGCACCAAATCTGGCGTGTTTGCGAACTTTTTCATGGGAAGCAAAAAAGACAAAGTAGTATACCGTGTAGATCAGGGAGAATGGAAAGACATGGATTATGTACAGGCAGAAGATCCATCTTATGTAGAACTGGTTTACGAATGGGAACTTTCAGAAGTATTGATGCCGGGAAAACGTTCTTCGGATCCTGAAAAAAGCACACACGTATGGAGAGGAGATATTCCGTCAAATCTTGATTTAGGCACACATACTATCGAAATTAAGGCGACAGATATGTTTGGCAAAATTCATACAGCCACCAGCAATTACAGAATAGACAAAGTAAAATAA
- a CDS encoding GNAT family N-acetyltransferase, with the protein MEILNVQTPADIEFAKEAILQFRTNLEPSGLIEQVFEMIKSGGFELACIPSDDGSKAAAFIGFRAMDMLRTGKMIYIDDLFTLPEYRGRGYAGKLLEYVDKLALARGINSVHLDSGFALHPAHRLYLNSGYFLACHHFAKIVKA; encoded by the coding sequence ATGGAGATATTAAATGTTCAGACACCGGCAGATATAGAATTTGCAAAAGAAGCGATTTTACAATTCAGAACAAATCTCGAGCCGTCAGGACTGATAGAACAAGTTTTTGAAATGATAAAGAGCGGTGGCTTTGAATTGGCATGCATACCATCTGACGATGGAAGCAAAGCGGCAGCTTTTATAGGATTTAGGGCGATGGATATGTTAAGGACCGGAAAGATGATCTACATCGATGATCTTTTTACCCTGCCTGAGTATCGCGGGCGAGGCTATGCAGGAAAACTTTTAGAATATGTTGACAAGCTTGCTTTGGCGAGAGGTATAAATTCTGTACATCTGGACAGCGGTTTTGCGCTGCATCCTGCACATCGACTTTATTTAAACAGCGGATATTTTCTGGCCTGCCATCATTTTGCAAAGATTGTAAAAGCATAA